GCAATGCACGGCTCGCCTTTTTCGGATTGTCCGAGGTGGACAGCGACTGTACCGTTGTTTAGTTCGAGCGCAAGCGCGCCCAAACTTAGGAATGCACACAGAACGGAACCAACGAAACTTCTCATTTCGCACTCCTCCCGCCCAAAAGGCCAGGCGTCTCTCCTACTCCTCTGGCGGATTCCCCCAAAGCCCATGTATGCTAACGGCAAGGTACCATACGGAACCCACAGACTCCCAATTCGGAGAAGCCATGGAGCCGCAACTGTTTCAAGGACACACCTCGATACATACAAGGGCGGTCCTGCTTGCGGACCGGCTTGATCTCACACTGTTCGACGCGACAGAGAAGATTGCGGCATCGCCGCTGCTGGTGCGCGCGGGTGAACATGGTTGCGCGGCCTTGTTTCGCTACGGAGCGGTCGTGCTCTTCGGGCTGCAGCCCGTGGAAGAGGCAGCGTTTCTGAGCGACTTGCGCAAGCTCATCAAGGAACCGCACGCGCAACCTTCCGAAGAGACGGCAGAGATACGTTTCGACGCGCAGGCCGACGAACAGATTGTCAACGGTGTGCTGATACTGCGCACGCCTTCCGTGGAGCGTTTGCAGCTTGTCGCGGACAGCCTCGCGGAAAGCGCCGTACTGCACCGGTACGAAGGAATTGTCGCGGCAACGTTCGATCGCGTCGAGCCGCTGGCCAGTCAACTGCAGCAAGGAAGGAGCTCGGGCAAGGGAAGCCGTGAACTCTTACAGCACATTGGCGCTGCGTTGTTGATGGAACACCTCATGGTGGGTCGAATCGAAGTCGCGGAGAAACCCGAGGTGTTGTGGGAGCATGCCGAGCTCGAGCCGTTATACGCACGCATTGCCAGCGATTACGAACTGCGCGAGCGCAAACTTGCCCTTGAACGAAAGCTCATGCTGATTTCGCGCACTGTGGAGACAGTGCTCGACCTTCTTCAACATCGACGCAGCTTGCGGGTCGAGTGGTATATCGTGGGATTGATTGTCTTCGAGATCATTCTGTCTCTTTACAGCATGTTCTGGGCGTAGGCCAGTGGCGGAAAGCAGGGACAGACACGTCTTCGCTTCGCTGCGCTTGTGTCAGTCCCTGTTTTCCGCTGTAATTGACTCTTCCTTGGGTCTACCAAAATGTTGTCGTCTTTACGATTCACCACGCTAGGATTAGAAAGACAACTTTGTCGAATACGATTGGGGGGAGTATGCGAAGCGCGCGTCGTCCGTTTGCCGTTGGGTTCCTCGTTTGTCTTGCCATTCTTGCCTCTGACGCGGTGCTCGGCGCGGAAGATGCCGCAGCTAGAACCCAATGGTTTCGTGACGCTAAGTGGGGAGTATTTACGCACTACCTTACAGCAGATACGATGACTCCCGACGAATGGAACAAGACGGTCGGTAGTTTTGACGTTACTCGGTTGGCAACGGACGTAGCATCTACGGGGGCGGGCTATTACGTCATCACGCTTGGCCAGAACTCGGGCCATTACTGCACACCAAATGCCACGTACGACTCGATTGTGGGTATAACTCCAAGCAAGTGCGCAAAAAGGGACCTGATTGCGGAGTTGTACGATGCGCTGCACGCCAAAGGGATACGTCTCATGGTCTATCTGCCTGCGGGAGCGCCGGACAGAGATCCCGTTGCGATGAAGGCGTTGGAGTGGAAGAACGGCAAGTACCCGATCTGGAAGTATCCGGAAGGCGGACCCGACGGGGGCGACGACCGCCTGGTGAACTTCCAGCGCAAGTGGGAGTCCGTGATACGGGAATGGTCGGTGCGCTGGGGCGATAAGGTCTCGGGATGGTGGTTTGACGGGTGTTATTTCCCGATTGCCATGTACAAGCATGCGGACGCGCCCAATTTCGAGAGTTTTGCGGCTGCGGCGCGGGCGGGGAATCCAAACTCCATTGTGGCCTTTAATCCCGGCGTGCGCGACCCCATCATCTCGCTCTCGCCTGCGGAAGATTACACGGCGGGCGAAATTAACGATGCCGACAAGCTGGTATGTCCCGGGCCTACGGTCGACGGCCGCCAATATCACATGCTGAGTTATCTCGGAAGATTCTGGGGACAGGCTCCTCCGAGATACTCCGACGACCAAGTGGTTGCCATTACGAAGGGCATAACGGACAAGGGCGGAGTCGTGACCTGGGATGTCCCTATTCAGCACGATGGGACGATTCCCGAAGTATTCCTTCAGCAACTTCGTGTTCTGGGGCAGGCGATGCGAGAAGGTGCCGCGGCAAAATGAGGTTCTGAAAGCGGCGATTTTCGTTGAGTCGAGTACCCTCCACTCCAGCCGACGGACATTGGCATTGACTACGAAAGTTAAATAGTATATGTTTCGGACACGGGTCCGGAAGCGTGTCCGAAGTCAATATAGGGCGCACTTCTCCGGAACCGCTAATCCGCATCGCTCGGGATGCGAAGGCCGTTGTACCAGATTCAGGGGGGTGTCATGAGAAACTTGTCTTTGGTTTTCACGCTCGTTTCGATGCTGGGCCTCGCTGTAGCCATGGGCGACCCCGCTTCTGCGGAGGCTGACCGGGCTGCGGCCGACCGATGGTCTGCAGTCGTCTTTGAGGGGAAGGAACTTCCTGTTCCCGTGATTCCCCATCTCCATGTCGAGGCCAATAACGATCCGGTCCAACTCAATGCTCGCGGCGGAAAGCCGATGCGGCTGAGCGATGGCGAACACAAGAAGGGACTCTATTGCCACGCGTACAGCAAGGTCCATGCTCTCAATCTTGAGGACGCCGTGAAATTTGAGGCCGTTGTAGGAGTCGATTCGAACGACAACACATCAGGCGGGCGCGGTTCGGTCGAGTTCATAGTCATCAGCGGCGAGAAGGAGCTTTATCACTCCGCGGTCCTCAAGGAAGGCATGCCGGCTGTTCCCGTCTCGGTTGAACTTGGCGGCATCAACGAGTTGACCCTCGTGGTGACGGATGGTGGCGACGGCATTGCCTGCGATCAATCGGACTGGGCTGAGGCTCGCGTAACATTACGGGACGGTAGCGTGCTGTGGTTGGGCGACTTGCCCATGCAAGTCTCCCGCGAGGCGTACTCACTTGAAACGCCGTTCAGTTTCTCTTATGCGGGCGCGTCGTCGCGCGATTTCCTTGCAGACTGGACGCTCAAACGTTCCAGCAAGAAGCTGGACAAGGAACGGACGCAACACACACTTGTATGGACCGATCCCAAGACCAAACTTGAGGTGCGGTGTGAGGGTATCGCGTACAGCGATTTCCCGACGGTCGAGTGGACGTTGTATTTCAAGAACGGCGGCCCCGGCCCCTCCCCCATTCTCTCGGATATTCGCGCGATGGATGTCACGGTGTATGCAGATGGACCCAACGTCACGCTGCATCACTTCAAGGGGAGCCCGTGTCTACCGACAGACTACGAGCCGTTCGAGAAGACGTTTGCCGAGAAGGAATCCTTCAGTTTAGCGACGGCCGGCGGGCGCTCGACCAATAGCGTCCTTCCGAACTTCAACGTCTCCTGGAACGGTAAAGGCTTGATTGCCGTGTTGGGGTGGCCTGGCCAATGGGCAGCGCAGTTCACGCGAGTCGTTGACAACGGATTGCGCATTGCTGCAGGGCAAGAACTGACGCATTTCTCGCTGCAACCCGGAGAAGAAGTCCGTTCGCCGTTGGCCGTGCTTCAGTTCTACAGCGGCGATTGGATTGGCGCTCAGAATGTGTGGCGGCGTTGGATGTTGGCGCACAACATGCCGCAACCGCACGGTAAGACCCCGCCTCCGGAGGTGGCCGCGTGTAGTTCGCACCAGTTTGCCGAGATGATTCACGCGAATACGCAGAATCAGATCTTTTTTGTGGACCGCTACCTTGAGGAGGGCATCAAGCTCGACTTTTGGTGGATGGACGCGGGGTGGTACATCAACCAGAGTGGCTGGCCGAATACTGGTACTTGGGAAGTCGACGAGAAGCGCTTCCCCGGCGGCTTGCGAGTGATCACGGATCATGCGCGTTCCAAAGGCGTTCGCAGCATCGTATGGTTCGAGCCTGAGCGCGTGACTCCCGGGACCTGGCTCTACGATACGCACCCGGAATGGCTGCTGGGCAAAGACGGCGACCAGAAGCTCCTCAATCTAGGCAATCCAGATGCATTGAAGTGGCTGACCGATCATGTGAACGGGCTGATCGACAGTCAGGGGATTGACTTGTACCGCAACGACTTCAATTTCGATCCGCTTGGCTACTGGCGGGCAAACGACGCGGAAGACCGGCAGGGGATTACGGAAATCCGATACGTTGAGGGATTCCTTGCGTATTGGGATGGCCTGCGGGCAAAGCATCCGGACATGCTGATCGATACGTGCGCGTCGGGTGGACGCAGGAACGATATCGAGACGCTACGCCGTTCGGTCCCGTTGCTGCGAAGCGATTTCCTGCTTGAACCGGTCAGCCAACAGCTACACACCTATGGGATTTCCTTCTGGATTCCGTTCTACGGGACAGGCGTGAATTCAACGAACTCCTATCTGTTCCGCAGCGTGATGTGTCCGCACATGACGTACTGCTACGACATGCGCAACCGAGAGATTGACTATGCGACATTGCGCACGTTGTATAAGCAATGGCTGAACGTCGCGCCGTGCCTGCTTGGCGACTACTACCCGCTCACGTCGTATAGCACTGAAGACGACCAGTGGATGGCCTGGCAATTCGATTTGCCTGAAGAAGGCCGTGGCATGGTTCAAGTTTTCCGGCGCGCCGGAAGCGCATACGAATCGGCCCGTTTCCCGCTACGCGGGTTGGACGAAGCCGCCACGTACTCAATCGTTGACGCCGATACAGGTCAAAGCGTGGAGTACACGGGCAAGGAACTCATGGAGAAGGGAGTTCTCGCCGCCTGTGCTTCGAAGCCGCAGGCGTTGCTGCTGACATACCAGCGTAATGCTAAATAGGACCTCTCCACGTTCCCACACATAGAAAAAGGCCGTCGCCGGGACACCCCGACGACGGCCTTCGTTACGTACGATTATCCCAGGTGGTTGCTGCGCGTGTTGCTTTCGCGCTCGTTGTGACAACACACCTGAGCCGACTTAGGTTCCTTTGAGCGGTATACGGCGACCATGCCCGCAATGAGCAGAACAACCGCAACAGACCAGGGCGATACCGGTACCGACTCGGGAACATCCAATTCCACGGTAAACGCGGAACCTGAATCATAGACTTTCGGGGAGAGATTTCCCGACGCGTCCTTACACACGCCCGCAGCGATCTCGATACCGAGGGTACCCGTGCCCGTGATGTTGCTCACAGTGACTGTTCGGGTTGTCGCGGATTTTGCCTCCGAGATTGACACTTCGCCGTTTGCGGTTCCCGACTTGATCAGCCGGACATCGTTTAAGGTCAAATTCACTTCCACCGCATCAACAAAGGTCAAGGTGTAGGTGACGGGTCCATTCTGTGTCGTGCGAACGGAGGGCGAACTCACGACGACAGCGGGAAGCATGTCGTAGGTTACCTTCAGGGCGCTCGATGCCGTGCTTCCATTGCCTGATTTGTCGCGGGCCGCGTCTGCCTTGACAGAGATGGTGACATCCCCTTGCTGACTTGGCGTTATGTCAAAGGTATAGACCTTATCGCTGACGGCTTTGAATTTGCCGACTGCGCTTGGACCTGCAGCGATGTCATCTTGCGCGAATCCCGTGACGGACTCGTTAAACGTTGCAGTAACCGGAATCAGGGGCGTATTCACAACGGCGCTGCCGCTAGTCAAGACTACCGTAGGTGCAGTCTTGTCAATGGTGTAAACTGGGCCGCTTGTATAATCACCATCATGATCTTCAGGCCCACCCAGCGGATTCAGATTGCTGTCAAGAATCGTCCCGTCATCAACGAGGTCGATGCCAACTGAACCGCTTCCGGTACCGGTGCTGACTGCCACCGTGTATGTGTTGCCCGAACCCGAGATGCTTGTAACGGCTGCATCGGAAATGCTCCCGTCATGCAACGTGAAGTCTGCGGAATCGACACCTGTCACAGGGGACGCAAATTCCACCTTAAAGCCGACGGAAGCCGCGTTACTCGGATTCGTGTTTTGCAGCGTTATCGCCGTTACCTGAACCGGCGTGCCCGTATTGACGGTCAACTCATTTGAGGTGGAGTCAGTCGCCGTGTTGCCTGCAACGTCTGTTGCGACAGCTTGGACGTCGTAAGTGTGTACGCCAAAGGGAAGCGCGTCAGTCACTTCGGCAGTCCATGCGCCGCCACCAACCGTTGCCGGGTACGTGTTGCCGTTCACCTGCACTTCAACACTTGTTACACCGGTATTGTCAGAAACGGTTCCGCTGAGGACAGGTTGCCGTTTGGCTGTGGTCAAGGTATTGACGGTTACGACGGGATCTTCACCCATACCACCGCCGAGGTCCGAGTCGGAATTGGCGGACGGATCGACCACATTACCGGCTATATCGTGTACCTCTTGTGCGGTGATCGTAACGTCACCGTTGCTGCGCATCTCGCCGGAAGTCCACGCGAGCAAGTACGTGTTGTCTCCCTGGTCGGTAACGGATTCAGGTGTGTCGCTAAGGCTTCCTTGACCTGATCCAGAAAGGGTGTAGTTGCCGGGAGTCAGCGCATCAGTTCTCAGCGATTCGCTGAAGCTTACGGATACGTGCAAAGCATCGACGACTGACACATCAATCACAGTCGGCAGCACGCCGATACCGCCACCAGTGATCGTGAACTGTCCGCCGAGAGGATTCACCGTATTCCCGGCACGATCCTGAACATTGGAAACGGAAACCGTAACATCTCCGCCCTTGGTCATCTCCCCTGCGTTCCAACGCAGGCGATAGACGTGATCATGATCGAGCACGGCTGAGTCGGGCTGGTCGGTCAGACTTCCCTTGCCGGAACCCGAAAGCGCGTAGTTCGACGCGCTAACCGCGGCCGTTGTCACAGCCTCGCTGAAGGTTACATCGATAAACAGACCGTCGCTTTCGCCAGTCTCCGCAAGAGCAATCGATGGAGCGGTCTTGTCGATTTCGTATTGTGGACCGTTGGTATAGTCGCCGTCATTGAGCGCGGCGCCGCCGAGGGAATTGGAGCTTTCATCGAGGATGCTATTGTCGTCGACGAGGTCGAGGCCGATAGTTCCGTCGCCGGTGCCGGAATTCACGCTGACCGTGTATGTAGTACCCGACCCGGTCACGCCTGACACGGACGCATCCCCAATGCTCCCGGACCGGAGTGTGAAGTCGCTTTCATCGACGCCCGTCACGTTGGCAGAGAATATGACCTGAAACTCCACCGTCGCAGCGTTGCTGGGCGTGGCGCCTACACGCACAATCCCTTCAACAATCGTTGGTTTGCTCACATCGATGGTAAGTTCGTTCGTCGTGGAGTCTTCGCCTACGTTCCCAGCGGTGTCAACAGCTTTGGCCTCTACATCGTAGGTTTGCGTAACGAAAGGCAGTGCATCCGAGACAAGCACGTACCAGGTAGTACCAGTTACAACGGCTGCATACGTATTTCCATTAACTGTGACGTTCACGCCTGTTACCGCGACGTTATCGGCGACGGTTCCAGTGAGCCGAGGTGTGCGGCCGGATGTCGTGAGCGTATTGACAGTGACCGTTGGTGACTGGCCAATACCGCCGCCGGTCTGGGTGGCGCTGTTTGCGGCGCCAATGCCGTTACCAGCAAGGTCCTGAACATTCGCTACAGAAACGGTGACGTCGCCGCCGCTCTTCATCTCCCCGCTGCTCCAGGCAAGTCGGTACGTCGACTCATCCAAAGCCACTACGGCAGTTGGAGTCGCATTCAGCGTGCCCTTGCCGCTACCAGAGAGCGTGAAGTTGGATGCCGTCGCAGCACCTGTTCCAATCGCTTCGCTAAACGTCACATCGACGTGAGTGCTGTCCACCGCTGAGACTGCGCTCACCGAGGGTTTCACGCCGACACCAGTCCCCTGTTCCGTTGCGCTGTTGCCCGTGCTGCCAATCGCGTTGCCGGCAAGGTCCGCTGCGTCACTGGAGGTTATGGTGATGGTTCCTCCGTCTTTCATTTCACCGCTGGACCACTCCAGACGGTACGTAGACCCGGAAGTGAATGTGACCAGATTAGGACAAAGCGAGAGGGTGCCTTTGTCGCCAGATATGGAATAGTTGTTGGCAACGAGGGCACTACTTCCCATCGATTCGCTAAACGTG
This DNA window, taken from Candidatus Hydrogenedentota bacterium, encodes the following:
- a CDS encoding RMD1 family protein, coding for MEPQLFQGHTSIHTRAVLLADRLDLTLFDATEKIAASPLLVRAGEHGCAALFRYGAVVLFGLQPVEEAAFLSDLRKLIKEPHAQPSEETAEIRFDAQADEQIVNGVLILRTPSVERLQLVADSLAESAVLHRYEGIVAATFDRVEPLASQLQQGRSSGKGSRELLQHIGAALLMEHLMVGRIEVAEKPEVLWEHAELEPLYARIASDYELRERKLALERKLMLISRTVETVLDLLQHRRSLRVEWYIVGLIVFEIILSLYSMFWA
- a CDS encoding alpha-L-fucosidase, whose protein sequence is MRSARRPFAVGFLVCLAILASDAVLGAEDAAARTQWFRDAKWGVFTHYLTADTMTPDEWNKTVGSFDVTRLATDVASTGAGYYVITLGQNSGHYCTPNATYDSIVGITPSKCAKRDLIAELYDALHAKGIRLMVYLPAGAPDRDPVAMKALEWKNGKYPIWKYPEGGPDGGDDRLVNFQRKWESVIREWSVRWGDKVSGWWFDGCYFPIAMYKHADAPNFESFAAAARAGNPNSIVAFNPGVRDPIISLSPAEDYTAGEINDADKLVCPGPTVDGRQYHMLSYLGRFWGQAPPRYSDDQVVAITKGITDKGGVVTWDVPIQHDGTIPEVFLQQLRVLGQAMREGAAAK
- a CDS encoding alpha-galactosidase; translated protein: MRNLSLVFTLVSMLGLAVAMGDPASAEADRAAADRWSAVVFEGKELPVPVIPHLHVEANNDPVQLNARGGKPMRLSDGEHKKGLYCHAYSKVHALNLEDAVKFEAVVGVDSNDNTSGGRGSVEFIVISGEKELYHSAVLKEGMPAVPVSVELGGINELTLVVTDGGDGIACDQSDWAEARVTLRDGSVLWLGDLPMQVSREAYSLETPFSFSYAGASSRDFLADWTLKRSSKKLDKERTQHTLVWTDPKTKLEVRCEGIAYSDFPTVEWTLYFKNGGPGPSPILSDIRAMDVTVYADGPNVTLHHFKGSPCLPTDYEPFEKTFAEKESFSLATAGGRSTNSVLPNFNVSWNGKGLIAVLGWPGQWAAQFTRVVDNGLRIAAGQELTHFSLQPGEEVRSPLAVLQFYSGDWIGAQNVWRRWMLAHNMPQPHGKTPPPEVAACSSHQFAEMIHANTQNQIFFVDRYLEEGIKLDFWWMDAGWYINQSGWPNTGTWEVDEKRFPGGLRVITDHARSKGVRSIVWFEPERVTPGTWLYDTHPEWLLGKDGDQKLLNLGNPDALKWLTDHVNGLIDSQGIDLYRNDFNFDPLGYWRANDAEDRQGITEIRYVEGFLAYWDGLRAKHPDMLIDTCASGGRRNDIETLRRSVPLLRSDFLLEPVSQQLHTYGISFWIPFYGTGVNSTNSYLFRSVMCPHMTYCYDMRNREIDYATLRTLYKQWLNVAPCLLGDYYPLTSYSTEDDQWMAWQFDLPEEGRGMVQVFRRAGSAYESARFPLRGLDEAATYSIVDADTGQSVEYTGKELMEKGVLAACASKPQALLLTYQRNAK